In Plasmodium chabaudi chabaudi strain AS genome assembly, chromosome: 10, a single genomic region encodes these proteins:
- a CDS encoding cytochrome c oxidase subunit ApiCOX19, putative: MASGLFNLSAKKFAGNHIYLGKWHDFNQWKYIAPTNLLNIIRPVEKTKAITPILDKNPGDILSYLNHSYHGKVITIDDLNSESKKGNKIRGSGFHGPERTDIFRLTLYNRLKQKQPQRIVPSIEHLRDASKLEVSIVWFLWSFVIFYSSMCIYGSNYIIKNKSSSFPWMPKRTDGSKGEGPMFWFLE; this comes from the coding sequence ATGGCATCCGGATTGTTTAATTTATCGGCAAAAAAGTTTGCAGGAAATCACATATATTTAGGAAAATGGCATGATTTTAACCAATGGAAATACATTGCACCTAcgaatttattaaatattataaggCCTGTTGAAAAAACCAAAGCTATAACCCCAATTTTAGATAAAAATCCAGGTGATATATTAAGTTATTTAAACCATTCATATCATGGAAAAGTCATAACAATAGATGATTTAAATAGCGAAAgcaaaaaaggaaataaaatacgaGGATCTGGCTTCCATGGCCCTGAAAGAACAGATATTTTTAGATTAACTTTGTATAATagattaaaacaaaaacaacCTCAAAGGATTGTACCAAGTATTGAGCATTTACGAGATGCTAGCAAATTAGAAGTATCCATTGTTTGGTTCTTATGGTcgtttgttatattttattcttctatgtgtatatatggaagtaattatattatcaaaaacaAATCAAGTTCATTCCCATGGATGCCTAAAAGAACCGATGGGTCTAAGGGAGAAGGGCCAATGTTTTGGTTCCTTGAGTAG
- a CDS encoding choline kinase, putative, translating into MEDNNNRLNHIENEKSVLLNGDNNDNEYMQLLKNEKGLSYDDLEAFNSIQLNQETEVLATPFRSHEINMKNDIPLCAQEFSDLTDPLYIKKMCLEKVEEWNEFTESDIYVKQILSGLTNQLFEVGLKETSANQNSSIRKHILFRIYGKDVGELYNTDLEVEVYETMSKYKISPKLLNVFSGGRIEEWLYGNPLKNEDLQNSKILIAIANMLGKFHTLAIKKKLPTHWDKTPCIYKRINEWKIQLSKMKNLDKFKGDINKYYQESDKFMKFMNTYTQTDSINNHITFCHNDLQENNIINTNNCLRLIDFEYAGYNYTATDIAIFFIETAIDYSTDTYPFYEINKSKYLSYEKRKMFINEYLSVYLGKLQIPYDQKMTDSFLDAIEIHALGANLLWGFWSIIRGYQVKCYNEFDFFLYAQDRFKLYDEQKTYLLSKNLIPDYD; encoded by the coding sequence atggaagataataataacagaTTAAATCatattgaaaatgaaaaaagcgTCTTATTAAATGGTGACAATAATGACAATGAATATATGCAATTATTGAAGAATGAAAAAGGTTTAAGTTATGATGATTTGGAAGCGTTTAATTCTATTCAATTAAATCAAGAAACTGAAGTATTAGCCACGCCATTTCGATCTCATGaaattaatatgaaaaatgatattcCGTTATGTGCTCAAGAATTTTCTGATTTAACTGAtccattatatattaaaaaaatgtgtttaGAAAAAGTCGAAGAATGGAATGAATTTACTGAAAGcgatatatatgttaaacaaatattaagTGGATTAACAAATCAATTATTTGAAGTAGGATTAAAAGAAACTTCGGCTAATCAAAATTCATCAATAAGAAaacacattttatttagaaTATATGGAAAAGATGTTGgtgaattatataatacagACTTAGAGGTTGAAGTATATGAAACGATgagtaaatataaaatatctccaaaattattaaacgTATTTTCCGGTGGCCGTATAGAAGAATGGCTATATGGGAatcctttaaaaaatgaggATTTACAAAactcaaaaatattaattgcTATAGCTAATATGCTAGGTAAATTTCATACATTagctattaaaaaaaaattaccaACCCATTGGGATAAAACACCATGCATTTACAAAAGAATAAATGAATGGAAAATACAACTTtctaaaatgaaaaacttagataaatttaaaggtgatataaataaatattatcaagaatctgataaatttatgaaatttATGAATACATATACACAAACAGATAGTATTAATAATCATATAACTTTTTGTCATAACGATTTacaagaaaataatattataaatacaaacaaTTGTTTACGACTAATTGATTTTGAATATGCTGGATATAATTATACAGCTACAGATAtagcaatattttttattgaaacAGCTATTGATTATTCTACAGACACTTATCctttttatgaaataaataaaagtaaatatttatcatatgaAAAGAGAAAGATGTTtattaatgaatatttatcaGTTTATTTAGGAAAGTTACAAATACCCTACGATCAAAAAATGACCGACTCATTTTTAGATGCAATTGAAATTCACGCATTAGGTGCTAACTTATTATGGGGATTCTGGTCGATTATTCGAGGTTATCAAGTAAAATGTTATAAtgaatttgattttttccTATATGCACAAGACCGATTTAAATTGTATGACGAACAAAAGACATATTTACTTTCAAAAAATCTTATTCCAGACTATGATTAA
- a CDS encoding CIR protein: MNPMRAMPKTNQTLKEVNKLIQGVTQEIKRIFKAIQAAIPQFQVLIKEVDQEMDLLAHKMIGSGDGSVGGQDTIDSVSGIPDLSVTSSTRDIPTTSPFGMNLNVATYLVNAIASFETIKKRIAEATDTIKNLYSTSLSNLETAYDKSSSFLKDIIDNISSQPEKAGTSAKSGNNQYGSKDTGDGLPTFNGTSKSQKDLPQASSGTSHISLPPQNPKEQTNTSQLFQDPFGNRNFNQTDQVGSQKSLTSPVIKPENSVTKVKGSETTGIGDIYVFKEYKQIGISIIVLLIPITLAIAYKYLSFGWGKELKRKKNMKKVINSIGGKRSMQIIIKSVDTKKMTNPVINPVSGKKKSLLNMYKLTRADHVPFINLFFC; the protein is encoded by the exons ATGAATCCAATGAGG GCGATGCCCAAAACAAATCAAACCCTAAAGGAAGTGAACAAACTGATCCAGGGAGTGACACAGGAAATAAAACGAATCTTCAAAGCAATCCAAGCAGCCATACCCCAATTTCAGGTACTAATCAAGGAGGTGGATCAGGAGATGGATTTATTGGCCCACAAAATGATAGGCTCAGGGGATGGGTCGGTTGGTGGACAAGATACCATAGATAGTGTTTCAGGAATACCAGATTTATCCGTTACTTCAAGCACACGAGATATTCCAACAACATCACCTTTTGGAATGAATTTAAATGTTGCAACATATTTAGTTAATGCTATCGCTTCTTTTGAAACAATTAAGAAAAGAATTGCAGAGGCAACCGATACTATTAAGAATTTATATAGTACATCTTTGAGTAATTTAGAAACTGCCTACGATAAATCTAGtagttttttaaaagacattattgataatataagtAGTCAACCTGAAAAGGCAGGGACCTCTGCTAAATCGGGTAATAATCAATATGGATCAAAAGATACAGGGGATGGATTACCCACATTTAATGGCACATCAAAGTCTCAAAAAGATTTACCTCAAGCTTCATCAGGAACGTCACACATTTCATTACCGCCACAAAATCCTAAGGAGCAAACTAACACATCGCAATTGTTTCAGGACCCATTTGGAAACAGAAATTTTAATCAAACCGATCAAGTAGGATCTCAAAAATCATTAACAAGCCCAGTAATTAAACCGGAAAATTCTGTAACCAAAGTAAAAGGAAGTGAAACAACAGGAATAGgtgatatatatgtattcaAAGAATACAAACAAATTGGAATTTCAATTATTGTTCTTTTAATACCCATTACTTTAGCTATTGCGTACaag TATTTGTCATTTGGTTGGGGAAAGGAATtgaagagaaaaaaaaacatgaaaaAGGTTATAAACTCAATTGGAGGAAAAAGATCGatgcaaataattataaaatccGTTGatacgaaaaaaatgacaaaTCCGGTTATAAACCCCGTTagtggaaaaaaaaaatcattattaaatatgtacaaACTTACGCGGGCCGATCATGTACcgtttattaatttatttttttgttaa
- a CDS encoding early transcribed membrane protein: MKLTKALYFIAFLLAINVLVPGSNNYVEAKPANGNSLATKIKNNKVAFLATLIGTLALAAAGTTFGVMHLKNKKKSSSDEKRTPLKLPMKKPPVPASVIS, from the coding sequence atgaaattaacaaaagcattatattttattgccTTTTTATTGGCCATAAATGTTTTAGTCCCAGGATCTAATAATTATGTTGAAGCTAAACCAGCAAATGGAAATTCTCTTGCCaccaaaattaaaaataacaaagtTGCATTTTTAGCTACATTAATTGGAACATTAGCATTAGCAGCAGCTGGTACCACTTTTGGTGTAatgcatttaaaaaataaaaaaaaatcatcatCGGATGAGAAAAGAACACCCTTAAAGCTTCCAATGAAAAAACCACCAGTTCCAGCATCAGTAATCAGCTAA
- a CDS encoding pseudouridine synthase, putative, whose protein sequence is MTNTCFRCFISNENASDHNLLYFDRYFLGDYICDNECEGKNEKDRNNDNMENDCHEKNASKANSYYLDNNMEQFIQYLNKENENTQNEYENPHQKAYINMHLCKLCNGLHNIDLIMLYNKRSNFHNDLMKNKLTLGVKERKQIIQNINNAINIAHNLLNNVDIIVFFLYLYIGKDIKNIQDFTLESFQKIYEKIKDHIVIKTKIKNNTVRNNICTSLAYTLIYVYLTFYKKIFTLLDLNDDMVKFITSLYKNCTLVFDIYSFDYNNTIKDAHHEQLNNNHRNNNINNSNNRHINSNAKTVYPNGSSDDENDDNKLNAKKKKLANGNNQKIDVFNILNENHPLLDYHTEDINNFIQNDEMKTNSSDVNLNFNIDIYISINNLCIFGYYNKYNKNCSQTKWLINNSSVSQISVEECIYEIFAKIFPSSTFTFMAAGREDKDVRMMNIGRPFLFTLKETKFSFLNFYLFFIKLNNIEPHTNTTNIFQRKTVQELFHLLKQYNKKGHNSLNQVTHQKENIITPPVNLINTCYALLNRQNAVYLYDLDIGNILAEKSKDIFLQDKNIANLHINTNYNNEIEVLLSEEIIKKDNTTNVDENDNQNYSANDEEKADPNCNAQFDSNADFVSKSNNNKDKKIMNDNSHILNDKSSYNISSLVDVKFSNIAFSTNYELIKKVMKFGEDRKKAYKCIIYHSCVMTKEKITEVNKQVLNYEKCDDCVLNIAQKTPIRVLHRRGLINRKRKIYEFKLVFIHKHFSLLYLLAESGTYIKEFVNSDRGRTFPSVKHFFEDNAFVNILNLDVSKFVYDFNNN, encoded by the coding sequence atGACTAATACATGCTTTCGGTGCTTTATATCAAACGAAAATGCTAGCGATCACAACCtcttatattttgataGATACTTTTTAGGTGATTATATTTGTGATAACGAATGTGAAgggaaaaatgaaaaagacaGAAACAACGATAATATGGAAAATGATTgtcatgaaaaaaatgcaagCAAAGCAAATTCTTATTACctagataataatatggaaCAGTTTATTCAATATcttaataaagaaaatgaaaatactCAAAATGAGTATGAAAATCCACATCAAAAGGCTTATATCAATATGCATTTGTGTAAATTGTGTAATGGCCTACACAATATCGATTtaataatgttatataataaaaggagtaattttcataatgatttaatgaaaaataaacttaCATTGGGTGTAAAAGAAAGAAAGCaaattattcaaaatattaataatgctataaatattgcccataatcttttaaataatgttgatataatagtatttttcttatatttatatatagggaaagatattaaaaatatacaagaTTTCACCTTAGAAtcatttcaaaaaatttatgaaaaaataaaagatcatattgttataaaaacaaaaataaaaaataataccgtcagaaataatatatgtacatcACTTGCTTACACCttaatttatgtttatttaacattctataaaaaaatatttacattattagACTTGAACGATGATATGgttaaatttattactagcttgtataaaaattgcaCATTAGTTTTTGACATATATTCCTTcgattataataatacaatcaAGGATGCTCATCATGAACAGCTTAACAATAACCacagaaataataatattaataattccAATAATCGCCACATTAATAGTAATGCTAAAACAGTCTACCCTAATGGTAGCAGTGATGACGAAAAcgatgataataaattgaatgcaaaaaaaaaaaaattagcaaATGGtaataatcaaaaaatcgatgtttttaatattttaaatgaaaaccATCCTTTATTAGATTATCATACtgaagatataaataatttcataCAAAATGACGAAATGAAGACAAATTCCTCTGatgtaaatttaaatttcaatatagatatatatatctctattaataatttatgtatttttggatattataataaatataataagaatTGTTCTCAAACAAAATggttaataaataattcatcTGTATCTCAAATATCAGTAGAGGAATGCATTTATGAAATTTTTGCAAAAATATTCCCATCTTCCACATTCACATTTATGGCTGCTGGAAGAGAAGATAAAGATGTCAGAATGATGAATATAGGTCGaccttttctttttactttaaaagaaacaaagttttcttttttaaatttttatttattttttattaaacttAATAACATAGAACCACATACCAACACtactaatatatttcaacGAAAAACTGTTCAagaattatttcatttgttaaaacagtataataaaaaagggcATAACTCACTAAATCAAGTTACACatcaaaaagaaaatattataacacCCCCAGTAAACCTTATTAATACATGCTATGCATTATTGAATAGGCAAAATgctgtatatttatacgaCCTCGATATTGGAAACATCTTAGCAGAAAAATCAaaggatatatttttgcaagataaaaatatagcaaatttacatataaatactaATTATAACAATGAAATTGAAGTGTTATTATCTGaggaaattattaaaaaggatAATACCACAAATGTGGACGAAAACGATAACCAAAATTATAGTGcaaatgatgaagaaaagGCTGACCCCAATTGTAATGCACAATTTGATAGTAATGCAGATTTTGTTTCCAAatctaataataataaagataaaaaaattatgaatgaTAATTCCCAcatattaaatgataagTCCTCTTACAATATTAGCAGTCTCGTGGATGTAAAATTCAGTAATATTGCTTTTAGTACAAATTatgaattaattaaaaaggtTATGAAATTTGGAGAGGATAGGAAAAAAGCATACAAATGCATTATATATCATTCGTGTGTAATGactaaagaaaaaataaccGAAGTTAATAAACAAgtattaaattatgaaaaatgtgATGATTGTGTATTAAATATTGCCCAAAAAACACCAATAAGAGTACTTCATAGAAGAGGCTTAATCaatagaaaaagaaaaatatatgaatttaaactagtttttattcataaacatttttctttgttatatttgttaGCTGAATCAGGTacttatataaaagaatttGTTAATAGTGACAGAGGCAGAACTTTCCCAAGTGTTAAACATTTCTTTGAAGATAATGCATtcgttaatattttaaatttggaTGTTTCAAAGTTTGTATACGATTTTAACAATAATTAG
- a CDS encoding fam-b protein produces the protein MRTRILEYAFFSIIICFFEYNKNELYCVNERSKYFERNIINFRNNRILADLDKQFDLNNFYESTWSLANQFSDYIDDKEITNLRNAIDSHVKKHEEKNALPNLNNVDNKTKKLIHELRKELEEVKKELYNKRNGELEIQPIENKRIIKKDGNILEIKCDHFKYEYNEIISNNNYEELKNNRKLKKAEKKLIMGGLSLIGSFFAIAASGQVYLLLLLAPSLVLIFKSWRKINKYRYNL, from the exons ATGAGAACCAGGATTTTAGAAtatgcttttttttcaattattatttgtttttttgaatataacaaaaat GAATTATACTGTGTAAATGAAAGAAGCAAATACTTTGAaaggaatataataaattttagaaATAATAGGATATTAGCAGACTTAGACAAACAATtcgatttaaataatttttatgaatcaACTTGGAGTCTTGCAAATCAATTTAGTGACTACATTGATGACAAGGAAATAACAAATCTTCGAAATGCTATAGATTCACATGTAAAGAAGCATGAAGAAAAGAATGCATTAcccaatttaaataatgtagATAATAAAACGAAAAAGCTAATTCATGAACTTCGAAAAGAATTAGAAGAAGTAAAAAAAGAgctttataataaaaggaaTGGCGAATTAGAAATACAACcgatagaaaataaaagaataataaaaaaggatgGAAATATTTTGGAGATCAAATGTGaccattttaaatatgaatataatgaaattatatcaaataataattatgaggaattaaaaaataatcgaaagttaaaaaaagcaGAAAAAAAACTCATCATGGGGGGGTTGTCACTTATAGGATCCTTTTTCGCGATAGCAGCATCGGGACAGGTGTATCTACTATTATTACTTGCACCTTCCTTggttttaatatttaagagCTGGCGAAAAATCAATAAATATCgctataatttataa